From Schistocerca cancellata isolate TAMUIC-IGC-003103 chromosome 10, iqSchCanc2.1, whole genome shotgun sequence:
cgagagaatgaaatactcgcaacatctctccatctcctaaaccgctcgagacatcgaaacgaaattttggtgaatgatagcacacaaggaggagagtgttctgtcaattcttaaacacacggaactttcttatctatggcgatatatcggtacttatacttccctttttaatTTATTGCACTCCAGTGACTAattctttaagagttatcgacagctagcgaaacaataGCTtcctagtatggttcaaatggctctgagcactatggtactcaactgctgtggtcataagtcccctagaacttagacctacttaaacctaactaacctaagaacatcacacacatccatgcccgaggcaggattcgaacctgcgaccgtagcggtcgtgcggttccagactgtagcgcctttaaccgctcggccacttcggccggccgcttcctagtatgaaaataagcatgaaatttcttcttttatgttactgcaaaccgacactatgtggtttttcgtaagctattgagctccttgattgccaattacttatttaatgaggcactccgtttcggaattctgtctcaatagttgctgtgagatgagttttgcAAATTACACTgagacaaaggaagtacaattaaaccattcaccaagagaaatgtggccgttactcagaaacggtgatgcttcttcgaatgagaaacgattaacaactcacacaaaaacagattaccAATTccattggaattttggtggaatccacgTAACCCACCGTATTttgacactgagcgactggaatggaaacttaccaaaggattttattccttctcttgatctgagcagtattaaaataatgacgagcgttccttcaggcgtaatgataggcacatgccagatactggttactcacctacggcttgccaaaccgacaatgtgtgatcgcgaataaaatagttgttattgagaaaaataaacaattgatctgtcgcacaacacaatggtcagtgtattgtcagcagcggaggataatgcgcgcgacaggaatgcgcaTGTGTGcgttgtgagttggagttcgaaaaacattgtcatgaaagtagatctgcctttgtcagcagtacatttcaacaaattaaatatatctaatcataacactcttttaggatattcctactttagtaataataccgaccattttcttcatttgtgtagcctgttgtataattagtttattagtgctgatgatgtgcatgcaacaattgaaatgctttttctcatcacggcgaaccaattaaaacttggttatttgtgactgcttttcgactgtttctagcttgcagtggaaatgtgatgttcacatacatgtagtacagtgtgacgtgttacattattacatccatatcagagtaatcacactGAGACTTctgtacttcagatcttggacgctttttgccaggagcacaaagggatcacacctgtggagattatccctttctaaatttttgtaacagatcatacggatacgccagcatactagacagcgagaagataaccttgcttCACTTTCctaccttgattcttaatcacatgattttataatattccttgcttccttattgactactctctgtcccttcttgcgatctgaaaacatcgcggaggcatatgatacaattccagcggccaatggctcatcagttactgaagtatgcatttttcttgacagaagaaaaacaaaacaaaactatacagatataaataacagaaaagtataatgtactaacgaagaaagatggagcgtttaaatggcgaaaaacgaaacactacccagaggcaatgaaatttagtacacagtaaggcaaaatttatcgtatgggcaatactaccactgctcatatgcaccGGTCCGATGTGAGCACATGACCGGGCTACTCTTCCGCTTCccacctcaaatttcccacggtgctagcgaggcacgcgcgacgtgcggcgcgagaaactgtgcctcagccacaacgccgcgcgacctggcgcaggcgcgtgtcgcgtcccagtcgcgtcgcgtcgcaatttgcgcggtcctatTTGaaactgtgatgttacaaaaatgcgcgctatacgcgtctcaatttgcgcctagccttacgaGATACACGCGTTTCATACACAGAACTAACCAAACACTACAATACACTTCCGCACAAGATGCGATTGAGCGTCATAATGTAGTTATCATAACCGCAGAGATCGGCTTGCATCagataagcttcgcacgacattATGTGAAGCAATTTTTGAAGGATTCAATTCATCGTTTCGACTGGAGCACCAGTCATAAATGTAACTACTTATCGCAGTTTTGTGCCGTGGGGCAATGATTAGCGTACATACGTGACCTATAGAAGGCCGTAGGTTacgaggactgctcatcggttgtTAATGCAGCAGATCGTGTAGCTGATGCGagtatagtttcaggtaaccagtaATAGCGAGGAATTACGAATTGCTTTTAGCGATGACACCGgatatttttctgtcttgagtttgctcgtagaggttagcttgATCGCCGTAAATAAAACGATCGTGATTTGAGTTCTGCCGCAGAATGTTGACCGCCGCTTTctcagatacattgcacatcacgagacTGTGGTCAGCATAGGTCGTGAGTTTTAACTCAGAGCAACAAAAGGCGTCATCTGCCGCAGGTCAGTCACTGGTCACTTGAGATCACCTGTCGACGGAGCGTCTCGCATTTCCGACATACCTCGTGGCAGCCACTCCCGACAAAGCTCCGCGTtagacattaacagcatttgtgaagtaacccgccgtgtttgtgtgtcgccCATAACCGAGCGACAGCCGGCAGGCGATGCGGCGACACTGGAGCGCCGAGTGTCAGGCGTCAGCCGTCAAGTAATTGTAATTGGACAGCTGTTTATTTCAAGTGAAGAGCTCTTTGAATAatgttcaaatacactactggccattaaaattgctataccaagaagaaatgcagatattaacggatattcattggacaaatatatcatactagaaatgacatgtgattacattttcacgcagtttggctgcatagatcctgagaaatcagtacccagaaaaaccacctccggccgtaataacggccttgatacgcctgggcattgagtcaaacagagcttggatggcgtgtacaggtacagttgcccgtgcagcttcaacacgataacacagttcatcaagagtagtgacgggcgtattgtgacgagccagttgctcggccaccattgaccagacgtttccaattggcgagagatctggagaatgtgctggccagggcagcagtcgaacattttctgtgtccagaaaggcccgtaaaggacctgcaacatgcggtcgtgcattatcctgctgaaatgtagggtttcggagggatcgaatgaaggttagagccacgggtcgtaacatatctgaaatgtaacgtccactgttcaaagtgcgtgaccgagacgcgtaaccaatgacaccccataccatcacgccgggtgatacgccagtatggcgatgacgaatacacgcttccaatgtgcgttcaccgcgatgtccccaaacacggacgcgaccatcatgatgctggaaacagaacctggattcatccgaaaaaatgccgttttgtcattcgtgcacccaggttcgtcgttgagtacaccatcgcacgggtctgtgatgcagcgtcaagggtaaccgcagccgtggtctccgagctgatagtccctgctgctgtaaacgtcgtcaaactgttcgtgcagatggttgttgccttgcaaacttccccatctgttgactcagtgatcgaaacgtggctgaatgacctgttacatccatgcggataagatgcctgtcatctcgactggtagtgatacgaggccgttgggatccagcacggcgttccgtattaccctcctgaacccaccgattccatattctgctaacagtcgttggatctcgaccaacgtgaacagcaatgtcgcgattcgattaaccgtaatcgcgataggctacaatccgacctttatcaaagtcggaaacgtgatggtacgcatttctcctccttacacgaggcatcacaacaacgtttcaccaggcaacgccggtgaactgctgtttgtgtatgagaaatcggctggaaactttcctcgtttcagcacgttgtaggtgtcgctaccgacgccaaccttgtgtgaatggtctgaaaagctaataatttgcatatcatagcatcttcttccttcgagttaaatttcgcgtctgtagcacgttatcttcgtggtgtagccagtagtgtagtatgtgtTAGAGTTGCGCTGACCATTTCGGAGAATTTAGTACATCTGGTAGAGCACTAATAGAAGTTCATGCTCTCTGACGTTTCAGGTTGCAATAACATCGCTGTCAGTGAACTTGGTTCATGTAATGGCCGTGAATAATCAATGATAAATTTACAAATTCATTCGGACCAAGAATGAAGCATATCTCTGATATAGATGCATTATCCTTATGATTTATAGTATTGTTTGCAGACGATCTCGTATGAAATACATTGAGGGACCTTTTATTTGACTTGTGCAACAGTCCATATTTCAATGTTATTTTTCATATCCTAATAGTGTACTGTTATGGCAAAGCTttctgaaaccttttttttttttcacaattccgCAGTAGTATCCCCGTTGGCACGGAAGACGACAAGGAAACGGATGGCAGTTGCTGTTTGGCTAGCGGAGATGGTGTGCCTACTGGACCGAGCAACACCGTACAATGCAGCCCCAATCAGGTAGCGTTCTGTGAACGCGACAATGGTACGCTACAGAGTGTGCACAATCTCGCCACCGCCAAGGAGACAACTGCACAGTTCCTGGGGCTGGCGGAGGACAAAGAATTTCCGTATTCGTGCAGTGTGTGCCACAAGACATTCGTAAGCCGGGGCGGCTGGAAGATCCACTCGCGCCGGCACACTGGCGAGCGCCCGTACAGTTGCGACGTCTGCCACGAGACCTTTCCGAGCAACGCCCACCTGAAGAGCCACTCGCGTCGGCACACCGGCGACGGCCCTCACGTCTGCCGAGTGTGCCACAAGGTGTTGTCGTGTGAGAGCAGCCTCAAGGTCCACTCGCGAGTGCACACGGGCGAGCGGCCGTACGTCTGCAGAGTGTGTCGCAAGGCATTCGTGAGCAGCACCAACCTGAGGAAACACTCGCGCGTGCACACGGGGGAACACCCCTACTCCTGCGGAGTGTGCCACAAGGCGTTCGTATGTGGCAGCAATCTCAGGAGGCACGCGAGAGTGCACTCGGGCGAGCGCCCGTACACTTGTCAGGTCTGCCACAAGGCATTCAACCAGAGTTCCAGCCTCAAGACTCACTCGCGCGTGCACTCGGGCTGACGCCCGTACGGCTGTCACGTGCTCCGTAGGACTTCGTACACCCACACGGAGTCGTGTGACTGCGACGCGTCTTATGGCGCTCGTTGTATCTAATTAATACTAGTAAACTACCTTTTTGCCCATAGCTTTGTCTGCGTATGCATATGTCACATAATATTTGTGCCCCGTACACTTACATTTTGTTTGAGATCGGCTTTTCCAGACTGAGTTTCAGAAATTCCCGCATAGCAGACAAAGACGATCCCTAAATGATTCTGTTTACACAACCTTTCCCCAAACATCTCGAACCTACCTATTCCTTTAAACTATTATTTGTTATCCATGTTCGTAGCTCGAGGAGGTGGAATTGTGTGTTTAGGGCCGTAATATTACCGTACAGATCAAAAAATTGCAGCACGTAATCTAACATTTCtaatttgcaaataaaaaaaaacttgacaaaaaaaaaataaaaaataatgtgctCTAGAGGCTTCACGCTTGATTTCTTTCTTCTATATTTCCATTGTTCCAGTTGCTTACAATTAGCGTATCACGTACGAGGGGGCGTttcaaaagtccgtgcaaagtctgagagatggcaccaccgacgcGTGTCGAGGTCATgtgtagttagtagcatctttggaaagaacgcacaccaggtttcagccatattggtctatttctttgtgtttggcattcgtgtgaatcaaggaagtcgagtgattgtcaaaaaatggacgaaaatgaatttcgtgtggtgattaaacattcctttatgaaaggcaaaacgcctcaggagactaaagagaagcttgataaacattatggtgactttgCACCTTCGTGCAGAAcactataagtggtttcaaaatttttggagtggccatatgggcacaagtgatgctgaacgttctggacgccctgtggaggttacgactccagaaatcattgataaaatccatggtatggagatggatgacagaagagttaaggtgcgtgagattgctagtgctgtgggcatctcgaatgaacgggtacataatattttgcataaatatttggacatgagaaaactatctgcaagatgggttccgcgattgctcacgcttgaccaaaaatggaatcgtttgaagtgttgcaaggatggtttgcagctgttcaggaagaatccacaggactttaagcgtcgtttcgtcactgtgggcgaaacatggatacattactgtactcctgagaccaaacagcaatctaaaaaatgggttaccaagggagaatctgcaccaaaaaagaccaagaccattccttcagccggaaaggttatggcgaatgtcttttgggattcgcaagggataatcctcatcgactatctggaaaggggtaaaactattacaggtgcatattattcacggttattggaccgtttgaaaaccgagccgcaaaaaagtccttttccaccacgacaaagcaccagcacacacctcagcagttgtgatcccaaaattattggaaataggattccaactcgttttacatcctccctgttctccagacttggctccctcagactactatttgttccccaatttgaagaaatggcaggcgggacaaagattttattcacgcGAGGTacctgcagcaactaacagctagtttacagacttggacaattcctattattcggaagggatcagcaaattagaacagcgttggacgaagtgtataagtctaaaaagaGGCCATGTCGACATGTaataaaggtttaccccaaacatgtaactagtatttatttttgcatggacttttcaaacacccctcgtatatcTCACTTCGAAACTGATACCTGTTCTGTGAACACACAAAATCCATCCCTGAGggctggtattttttttttttttacacctccCGATGCAGCGGacccggattggagattttcatCGCTCGTGGATTGGGCgttgtgttgtgtcgtcatcatcatcgacgctcaagtcgcctaATGTGGCATCACCTGAGATGACTTGCAAcccggctgccgaacttccccagatggggcctcttggccaaaaatgccacaagatctttcatttttttgttaataCCTTACATTTAACTATAGCAAATCATATCAATATCGACACGTTTTCGACAGATCCTCAATATTTGAAACATCGTATATTCATACGACATACGGTGTAATATAAAACCCAACAAATACAAGCTTCACCTGAAATAATTGAATCCAATATGGCGTTTTCACTCAACTCGATACGAACACAAAAGACGATAAACATCCTGAATTGTGGGAACTGGGCATGTACACGTCATAGTGACGTCAGCGAGAGGTCTCAATTGTGAGGCTAGTCTCCCACAAAAGGAAAGGTGTATCGATTGATCTGAAAAGAGAGGGACATCTAGTGATTATCTAAAAACCTAAGTttgtgttgtttgaactaaaatatTAGCCATGGCATTGGCAGTAAGACCAGGCAGATAAAATACCTCCCCAATTTTCCCAGTCCAGAAATTTTCTTCCCCAATGTTTCCGTTTCCCCAAAAGTTGACAATAGCAGACTGTCATCTCAAGAAACAGGACTATCGGTGGGAACTGCCTGGTTCTCCTCTTGTTTTACACCGTGTGATTCCAGAAAGGACGGTAAATGTATCAGCGGTACTCACTCGTGCGGTATGATCATTGTCGTGAAACACGCTGATAAAATCATCGGCTCTCTGCACTGCTGATTCTCGCCACCCGGTTGACAAAACGAGCaacacaataaatggttcaaatggctcttagcgctatgggacttaacttctgaggtcatcagtcccgtagaacttagaactacttaaacctaactaacctaaggacatcacacacatccatgcccgaggcaggattcgaacctgtgaccgtagcggtcgcgcggttccagactgtagcgcctagaaccgctcagccaccccagccggccaacaCAATAAGAGATGGAATGCACTCCATACTTTAAAGTATTTAAAGTCCCCTGAATATAGCAAGTAAATACCAACAAGTAGTTTTCGAACATTTTTAGATGTCACCCCCCTTCtcaaccccacccccaccccgggtAAGGTAGGAGTATGGTACTTCCACATCATTTTTATACCAATAAAAATGATGCATGtgcataccaaatttggttgaaattgctccggGTTTTCCTGAGTTATGCTTTTATGTTACTATTTCAGCCCCATCCTTATCCATAGCGATGCTAAAGATGTCCTACTGTCACAATACATATTTCCACATAGCAACTGATACGTGTACCAAACATGGTAGAAGTATGTTATGGTGTTACAGAGGTATACCTCCTTCCCCCCAACCACATCTAGATACAAAACCGCATCAGCACTGTCACTAAtcagcctttctttttttttttttggggggggggggtgagggatggTGAGGGCtcgtcagtcatctgactggtttgacatGTCCCACTacaacttcctctcctgtgctgatTGCTGATGTCTTCGTCTGTAAGTATTCCAGTGTCTGTCTTgtcctacaatttttactctctcacctccctttagtaccatgtaaCCAACAGAACCTCATcatttacggtatattgataatttttacttatggaccgtctgacagcaactaaataaaacacgattttagtgccatatgcgtttagcctttatttcctgcaaggcatCGTCAAtggcctggaatatgtatatatgtgtgctatttaatttacattttagtCACTGTACGTTTAGGTTATAAACACTTcttgtggttggtatttcctattaagtagtaatattttgaactgtacttacaggttgtatGGATGATTTCCTACGTATTacgttcctgttgcatttttggtgttgttgttcttcttataaGTGCCAGTTTGCGGTTTTTTCCCGCATTTCACAACACTAtcaactgaacacttgtttcgatgcaatgttttggtttgtgttgccgactgtcagatgttattgccaaactgttgggtgtaattattgaagtttctgtgatctgtttgtgtatgcatttgtgtgcgtGTGGCTTTTtttgtgggctgtgtgtgtgtgtgtgtgtgtgtgtgtgtgtgtgtgtgtgtgtgtatgtgtgtgtgtatgtatatatgttctttgtatcgtgttttaaaattcctgcatgtcatgcctacatatactgcatcacaacattgacattcaagtttatatattcctgattgttggaatttgtccctcttggtagctggttggcttaggtgtgattggagggtttgcctAGACTTATAAGCTATTTGGAATCCCTGTCTGTTCACGATGTTTGCaattctgtgtgttagtttattgaTGTAGGTCatagtgtaccatctggttcttttctgtgtggtgttatcattgtgtgtgtttgttgagtgtattTGTAAGTTGTCAGCTTGTGGgttggaaatgttgtgtttgttttgtattttttttattgagcCTGTGTACTATgtgtgtgtcatacccattgttcctagctatttgtgtgattgtattcatttctttttcatagctGCTCTTGTTGAGTGGGGTTCTGTTTAATGTATGTAACATACGTCTTAGTACGCCAAGTTTCTGGCTTTGGGGATGGTTAGacatggaatgtattattgtgtctgcggctgttggttttctaaagatgttaaatgtatgttcgccattttcttttttttattgtcagAAAGTGACCAACAGGTGGCAGAGTGATGCTACAATGCAGGGGAAGGCAGCACATCAAGATGGCAACCCCGCCGTCAACATGCTCCACGGTTGAGCAGCGATGTTTGATGcgttttttgtgtagtgaaggtgtcaaACTATTCTAAATTCATTGTAGAATGACAGCGCAATGCAGCGATTCGTGTTTGTCATTGCAGCAAGTGTACGACTGGTGTAGAGAGTTTAAAAGCGGTGTAACTTCTGTGGAGAATGCCCAAAGACCAGACCGGGCCTTCTGCATAGTGACAGCTGAGAACATTGCGTTAGTAGAGGAGCTTGTAAAGAACACGCACTTAACTCTGAACAAAATAGCCACAAGTTTGAGAATTAGTATTGATTCATTGCAGAATGTTTATCAGAATCTACTACACTTCAGTAAGGTGTCTGCAATATGGATGCCACATCAAAATTGCCGAATTGAAAGACCATCCCTTCGATGCCTGTGAAGAATTTTTGCATTGTGTCCATCTCGAAGGTGATGCATTTCTGGGGAAAATTATTACAGGCGATGAGACTTGGGAAAAGATCAAGCAAGGAATGGCGCTACAGCTATcgccgaaacaaaaaaaaaaccgtaaAATGAGGTGAATCCGATCAGGTAGTGTCAATCCAATCATTTGCCGGTTTTGCCACGTTTGGATAACTGAGCGTAGCATTTTAACAATTATATTTCATCCGACCATTGTCGTCAATTCTTGAGTAACCTATCAACAACAATGGCGTGTTGGAGTGCGCGCAACCAGCAAATCTCATTGCCAGTAGGTGTGTCGTTCTTGGGCTGCACTCGTGTAGTCAACACAACAATGCGAAAACTTCTGCTGGTGCCTGTTACTTCCAAAGTGTAACTGGTGAATTGCAATATTATTGCTTGCATTTGAACGTCTTAAGTGATacagtttcattttttgtttattgcTAATACTGCTTAGTCACTATGCAGGCCTAATTACAAAATTGCATTTTTGTAGGGTGAATCCGATCACGCGAGTGTTCCAAAAGGTCCTGGACCAACACGGAAATCTAACTACAAACCAGAATTTCTTCTAAATCCGGTGAAAGCTGTCAAATCAGGAAAATTAAGTATCCGGAAAGGTTCAGAGTACTACGCAGTTCCATGTACCACATTAAATGTCAGACTCAAGGAAAGATACAAATACAAAATAGGCGGTCAACTATTGTTCACCAACAGTGAGGCAAAAAGCCTGGTTGAAGGATTATTGTGTTCTGCGAAATGGGGGTTTCCTTTGAGGAATAATGATGTTAGGAACTTTGTACAGACATATCTCAATCGAGCAGGGAGGATTGAAAAAAGATTTCATGACAGTCAGTCTGGTCCGAGTGGGCAGAATCTTTTCTGAAAAGAAATAAAGAGCTAACGGTTAgagtaagtggaaatgtgaagaggGCAAAGGCAGCAGTTACCCCAGAAacagtgattgattattttcaGAAACTTGAAGTGATGTTGAGCGGTGTCCCTCCCTCCAGTATTATAAACAATGACGAGACAACCTTTTGTGACGATCCTGGACAAGTGAAAGTAATAGTGAAGCGAGGCACAAGACAGTCTGAAAACGATAGTGAATAGTTGTAAGTCAAGTATCAGTGTGATGACAGCAGCAGCTGTCGACGGCCCAGGACACGGTTTATAGGGCAAAAAATCTCTTCGATATTGGACTGAAGGGGGCATAACTGGTGCAGGGTATACTAGGAATCAAAGTGGTTGGTTTGACCTAACAACGTTTGAATCATtgtttgttgaaattgtcttgcctTATGCCTGGCAATTAGAAGCACCTAAAGCGATTACAGATGACAATCTCTCGAGTCATTAAATTTGTGCTTCTACCACCTAATTCTACTCATTTGTGCCAGCCACATGCTGTGGCCTTATTTAGACGTTTAAAACTTGCTTGGATAAATGTGCTAGATGATTGGAAATGGAAGAATAGAGGAGTGGTGCCAAAATCCGAATTTCCTAAGTTGTTGAAAAAAAGCGTTGAAAATATAGCTATCACGTCCAAATCAAATGTAATATCTGTGTTCAGAAAAGCGTGGTGCCTGTCCCAATAAAGTCATTTCACAGTTtccagatgcaaccgataaacaaTGCACATGGCACCAGATCATCAGAAGTTTCTTGGGCAGCAGCCTTCGAAATGCAATTGAAACAGGTTCGCTCTAATGAAACAAAAAGAAACCCGCGCCAAGCAAGCTTTTGTCTTTTAGTTGTAAATTTAGATTTTGAGATGGCAACTAACTTCAACTAAAAATGCCAAATCCAATTTCTTGTCGTCGTATCATATGGTTCATTTTTCAGGTTGTGCATTTTCCTCTCGTAAAACATcagaaacagcatttttcaagttCCAAAATGTACTCAGAAGCTTTCCTGTAGAAATACTGCGTCTCACAATGTAAGACAAGTTCACCATACTCCAAATCCAAAAATACACAGTACCCTCATAAATCTCGTGTAGTTAATGTTGTAGCTCTAGGTTTACTCACATAACCAGTGGCATAACATCCTGCATACTTTGCGTGTTAAAGTCTTTCCACACAGTGACTCAATGTATACTGCAGTACTGTTTTAGAATAgggtaattttaaaaatttttgagcgAAGTCGCAGTGCCATTGACGGCTCTCCACTACTACACCCATTGATGACGTTTtgtacttttaaatttttgtaggcacaattttaatttttcaaatgtttgtgatcctattgccagaatgagattttcgcgctgcagcggagtgtgcgctgatatcaaaattcttggctgattaaaactgtgtgccg
This genomic window contains:
- the LOC126106292 gene encoding zinc finger protein 570-like — protein: MQQLLYYEMQVILPVGLNIYNYKINSRLYANKVPVISSAKQHLLFESTGEAEAVSAYDEIDIKEEPISTEPELQPFEQIFIKEENIECLLEEETTSPHDASYTKKEPVLQNDVESTSYGSEPESSIPVGTEDDKETDGSCCLASGDGVPTGPSNTVQCSPNQVAFCERDNGTLQSVHNLATAKETTAQFLGLAEDKEFPYSCSVCHKTFVSRGGWKIHSRRHTGERPYSCDVCHETFPSNAHLKSHSRRHTGDGPHVCRVCHKVLSCESSLKVHSRVHTGERPYVCRVCRKAFVSSTNLRKHSRVHTGEHPYSCGVCHKAFVCGSNLRRHARVHSGERPYTCQVCHKAFNQSSSLKTHSRVHSG